One window of Merismopedia glauca CCAP 1448/3 genomic DNA carries:
- the psbQ gene encoding photosystem II protein PsbQ, translating to MIRYRSILNVLIVLVAVLVVSCGGPAAKAPTYSTQQIQQFQQYSSRIAGFGDRLSELQTLVDGKKWNDVRSFIHGPLGDLRLQMVNLSRELFPDAKAKALAQSKDVFNHLVKIDEAAQSGNYELASRNVSEVVEDIKAFLQLVPQG from the coding sequence ATGATTCGTTATCGCTCTATATTAAACGTGCTGATTGTCCTAGTAGCAGTCTTGGTCGTCAGTTGTGGCGGTCCTGCGGCTAAAGCACCTACCTACAGCACTCAACAAATCCAACAATTTCAACAATACAGTTCTAGAATCGCAGGTTTTGGCGATCGCCTATCAGAATTACAAACTTTAGTCGATGGCAAAAAATGGAATGATGTCAGAAGCTTTATCCACGGTCCTCTAGGCGATCTTCGCTTACAAATGGTGAATTTGTCCAGAGAACTATTTCCTGACGCTAAAGCCAAGGCTCTGGCTCAATCCAAGGATGTTTTCAATCACTTAGTCAAAATCGATGAAGCGGCTCAATCTGGTAATTATGAGCTAGCTAGCCGCAACGTATCGGAAGTAGTTGAGGATATTAAAGCTTTTCTACAACTGGTTCCCCAAGGATA